One Antiquaquibacter oligotrophicus genomic region harbors:
- a CDS encoding MarR family winged helix-turn-helix transcriptional regulator has product MLTDAQTTAWRALVLAAHSLEEALDRQSRRDGGIPHSHYKLLALLYEAGDKGLPMSALAEQLQYSPSRLTHAVSSLQRSGWAARRRDPRDGRVQRAVITSSGRAIVRAVTPGQVREVREPVLTGWSQEELEVIVRVSDRLRALALRGF; this is encoded by the coding sequence GTGCTCACGGATGCCCAGACCACCGCTTGGCGCGCGCTCGTGCTCGCCGCCCACTCCCTCGAGGAGGCTCTCGATCGCCAATCGCGGCGGGACGGCGGCATCCCTCATTCGCACTACAAGCTGCTTGCCCTGCTCTACGAGGCGGGGGATAAAGGGCTGCCCATGTCTGCGCTCGCCGAGCAACTGCAGTACTCCCCCAGTCGTCTCACGCACGCGGTGTCGAGCCTCCAGCGCTCGGGCTGGGCTGCGCGTCGGCGTGATCCCCGTGACGGGCGAGTGCAGCGCGCGGTGATCACATCGAGCGGCCGCGCCATCGTGCGTGCCGTCACACCCGGGCAGGTGCGTGAGGTGCGAGAGCCGGTGTTAACGGGATGGTCCCAAGAGGAACTCGAGGTGATCGTGCGTGTCTCCGACCGACTCCGTGCGCTCGCTCTCCGGGGCTTCTAG
- a CDS encoding VOC family protein, with protein sequence MTESQLLAPETAMGPVTLSVGNLDVMTAYYRDAVTLTVLSETPASVTLGRGRTPVVILEHAPELKHASPRDAGLFHTAILFDTQEALAAAVYSVARKHPGTFTGSSDHLVSKAFYFSDPEGNGVELYWDRDRSEWSWTHGAIEMSTLYLDPNAFLQEHLTERAVETPVIGDAQVGHVHLQVGDIASAREFYVDRLGFEQTATYGPSALFVSAGGYHHHMAMNTWNSLGAGRRGLGLGLAQVDIEVPSSDDVGALVERMRHYGVDTRDDGQTVSFDDPWANLIRVVARD encoded by the coding sequence ATGACCGAATCACAACTGCTCGCACCCGAGACCGCCATGGGACCCGTCACCCTCAGCGTCGGCAATCTCGACGTCATGACGGCGTACTACCGCGATGCAGTGACGCTCACGGTCCTGAGCGAGACACCGGCCTCCGTGACGCTCGGGCGCGGCAGGACCCCGGTTGTCATCCTCGAGCACGCGCCAGAGCTCAAGCACGCAAGCCCGCGGGATGCCGGACTCTTTCACACGGCCATCCTGTTCGACACTCAGGAGGCGCTCGCGGCCGCCGTCTACTCGGTCGCCCGCAAGCACCCGGGCACCTTCACGGGCAGCTCAGACCACCTCGTGAGCAAGGCCTTCTACTTCAGCGACCCCGAGGGCAACGGCGTCGAGCTCTACTGGGACCGCGACCGAAGCGAGTGGAGCTGGACCCACGGCGCGATCGAGATGAGCACGCTGTACCTGGATCCAAACGCGTTCCTCCAGGAGCACCTCACCGAGCGGGCAGTTGAGACGCCCGTAATCGGCGACGCACAGGTCGGGCACGTACACCTGCAGGTGGGCGACATCGCCTCGGCTCGTGAGTTCTACGTCGACCGACTCGGGTTCGAGCAGACCGCGACCTATGGACCGAGCGCCCTCTTTGTCAGCGCGGGCGGATATCACCACCACATGGCGATGAACACGTGGAACAGCCTCGGCGCCGGCAGGCGGGGCCTCGGGCTCGGGCTCGCGCAGGTCGACATCGAGGTGCCCTCGTCAGACGACGTTGGCGCACTTGTCGAGCGCATGCGCCACTACGGCGTCGACACACGCGACGACGGGCAAACCGTGTCGTTCGACGACCCGTGGGCCAACCTCATCCGCGTGGTCGCGCGAGACTAG
- a CDS encoding serine hydrolase domain-containing protein, whose translation MDTTGLDDVLAENEFSGVVVIRRDSGTLYEAAAGLATRRWDVPNTLDTRFDCAGITKLFTSVAVLQQVAKGNLDLETSIHYYVDLEGSAIDPEVTLLHLLTHTSGIADDVDEEAGESYTALYASTPSYTLIETIDLLPIFADKPALAPAGVEAAYSNAGYVLAGLAVERVTGVPYRQYVFDEVLTRAAMRDSGFYDRREAAPRIAEGWELVEGVWRSTLFDAPPIGSPDTGAQVTASDLVLFLEAVRDGSLLDKEFTDEFLTPQVEVGPGVAYGFGLEFDLNDDGSIRSYFQDGIGAGASGIVRHYVEERLDVAVLSNSEDVAWPIIREIDERLGG comes from the coding sequence ATGGACACGACGGGGCTCGATGACGTGCTGGCGGAGAACGAATTCAGCGGAGTGGTCGTGATCCGTCGAGACTCGGGGACGCTGTACGAAGCCGCCGCCGGGCTTGCCACCCGCCGTTGGGACGTGCCGAACACCCTCGACACACGCTTCGATTGCGCGGGTATCACCAAACTCTTCACGAGTGTGGCCGTCTTGCAGCAGGTCGCGAAAGGCAACCTCGACCTCGAAACGTCGATCCACTACTACGTCGACCTCGAGGGCAGCGCGATCGACCCCGAGGTCACCCTTCTGCACCTGCTCACCCACACGAGCGGCATCGCGGACGATGTCGACGAGGAGGCGGGGGAGAGTTACACGGCGCTCTACGCGTCGACGCCGAGCTACACGCTCATCGAAACCATCGACCTGCTGCCGATCTTCGCCGACAAACCCGCCCTCGCTCCCGCGGGGGTCGAGGCGGCCTACAGCAACGCCGGATACGTGCTGGCGGGGCTCGCGGTGGAACGAGTGACCGGGGTGCCCTACCGGCAGTACGTGTTCGACGAGGTACTCACGCGCGCGGCGATGCGCGACTCCGGTTTCTACGATCGGCGTGAGGCGGCTCCCCGCATCGCGGAGGGGTGGGAGCTCGTCGAGGGAGTGTGGCGTTCGACCCTGTTCGACGCTCCGCCGATCGGCTCGCCCGATACGGGTGCTCAGGTCACGGCATCCGATCTCGTGCTCTTTCTCGAGGCGGTGCGCGACGGATCGTTGCTCGACAAGGAGTTCACGGACGAGTTCCTCACACCCCAGGTCGAGGTCGGGCCGGGTGTCGCCTACGGGTTCGGTCTCGAGTTCGACCTCAACGACGATGGCAGCATTCGTTCCTACTTTCAGGACGGCATCGGGGCAGGTGCCTCCGGCATCGTGCGGCACTATGTCGAAGAGCGACTGGATGTCGCGGTGCTCTCCAACTCCGAGGACGTCGCGTGGCCCATCATCCGCGAGATCGACGAACGCCTCGGCGGCTGA